CATTCGGCTTCTCGATCAGCAGCAGCGCGGCGCCGATGACCTCGGCGGCATTGTGCGGCGGGATGTTTGTCGCCATGCCGACCGCGATCCCGCTCGCGCCGTTGGCAAGCAGGTTGGGGAACAGCCCCGGCATGATCTCGGGCTCTTCGTCTTCGCCGTTATAGGTCGGGCGGAAATCGACCGTGCCCTCGTCGAGTCCCTGCATCAGGTCGACCGCCACGCGCGTCAGCCGCGCCTCGGTATAGCGGTAGGCCGCGGCATTATCGCCGTCGATATTGCCGAAATTGCCCTGGCCGTCGACGAGCGGGTAACGGAGCGAGAAATCCTGCGCGAGGCGGACCATCGCGTCATAGACCGCCGTGTCGCCGTGCGGGTGGAATTTGCCGATGACGTCGCCGACGACGCGCGCCGATTTCTTGTAGCCCTGCGACGGGTCGAGCCGCATCGCGCGCATCGCCCACAGCAGCCGGCGGTGGACGGGCTTCAGCCCGTCGCGCAGGTCGGGTAGCGACCGCGCAGTGATCGTCGACAGCGCATAGACGAGATAGCGTTCGGACAGCGCGCTGTCGAACGGGGTATCAATGCTGTCACCGGGCTGCGAGGGAGGAAGGTCGTCTGTCGTGCTGGCCATTGTTTGCAGCCGATAGCAAGGCTGGCGCGCCAAGGCAAAGGCTTGCGTCGACGCGGCGCGATTGGTCGGAAGAAGCTGTGGATCGCCAAAGTCCCCACAATGAAAAGGGCCCACCGGTCCGGCCGGTGAGCCCCTGGTCCTGGGAATATGCGGGCCGGTGCGACTGCGCTTCGAAAGCGTCCGGCCCGGGCTGTCCTATGGCGCGAGGATCGCGACGGCGAGGTACAGCAGCAGAGGCAGGCCGAAGCCCAACAGCGTCAGGGCGACAAAGGCGACGCGCGTCCACAAGACATCGATGCCGAACTGGTCCGCCATCCCGGCGCACACGCCGAAGATCATCCCGTTACGGCGATTCTTGCGAAAACCCTGGTTCATTTCTTTCCTTTCGATCCCGGCCTTCAGGCCGGCGTTTTTTGGGGGAGGCGGCTGGTCAGGCGACCAGCCCACCGAAGTGCGCAGCGTTCGGGCCGACAGCGGCGAGGAACATCAGCGAGCAGTAGAGCGAGGCAACCGCGGCGATCGCGTAGCTCTTGAACGATTCGACGTTGAAATGGGCCATGATATTTTCCTTCCTTGAACCTTCCATCCGGACCATCCGGTGGATGCCGACAGTATTGCAGGGACCGTGCCAATTTCATTCATTGGCGGTTAAGCGCGGTTTTTTGGTTCCCGAAATATTATTTCAGCGCAAAAAATGCGCCAGGATGGCAAAAATTCCCGTTCATCGGAAAATTTTCAATGACAGTTCTGGGCGCGACGGGCTGGCTTCGGCCGATGGGCTGCGGTAGGCGCGGCACAGGATGACGCTGACCCGCTTATCGCTGACCGATTTTCGCAATCATGCCGCTGCGGATATGGCCGCCGGGCCGGGGCTCGTCGCGCTGCATGGCGACAATGGCGCGGGCAAGACGAATATCCTGGAAGCGATCTCGCTGCTCGCGCCGGGGCGCGGACTGCGCCGCGCCGCGCTGGCGGACATGGTGCGCGACGGGGCGAGCGGGGGCTTCGCCGTTTTTGCCGAGGTCCAGGCGGGCGCCGACCTGCCCCCGGTCGCGCTGGGAACGGGGATGGAGCCCGCGCAGCCGGGGCGGCGGATCGTGCGCATCAACGGCGCCCCGGCCGCGGCGACGGCGCTGGGCGAATGGTTGGCGATATTGTGGCTGACCCCCGCGATGGACCGGCTGTTCGTCGAGACTGCGGGAAACCGGCGGCGCTTCCTCGACCGGCTCGTGCTCGCGCTCGACCCGCGCCACGCGCAGCACGGCAACCGCTATGAAGCGGCGCTGCGCGCGCGCGGCAAGCTGCTCGCCGACCCCGCCGGCGCCGACGGGCAATGGCTGGCGAGCCTCGAGGCGCAACTCGCCGAACATGGCGCGGCGATGGATGCGGCGCGGCAGGCAATGCTCGCGGGCCTGTCGGCCGAACTCGCGGGTCAGCCCGACGCGCCATTCGCGCGGCCGCTGCTGACGCTCGTCGATTCCGACGGAAAGGCGCGCGAGGCGCCGCACGCGGTCGATGCGCTGAAGGAGCTTTTCGCATCGCGCCGCCGGATCGATGCCGCGGCGGGCCGCGCGACCGCGGGGCCGCACCGCGACGATCTCTCCGCCATGCACGCCGCGACCGGCCGCGCGGCGGCGCGCTGCTCGACCGGCGAGCAAAAGGCGATGTTGCTCTCGCTCGTCCTCGCGCACAGCGACTGCGTCGCGCGCGCGCGCGGGCAGCGCCCGGTGCTGCTATTGGACGAAGTCGCCGCGCATCTCGACCCGCTGCGCCGCCGCGCGCTTTATGAGCGCCTTGCCGGGCAAGGGGGTCAGGCCTGGCTCACCGGGACCGAGGCGGCGCTGTTCGACGACATGCCCGGGCCGGTAACGCGCTTTCGCGTTGCGGGCGGGCGGATTACGGCGGGGTAGATATTTGCCTTCCGGCTGTTTTCGACCGGCGGCTGCCCGATTCATCATCGTCACCCCGGATTTGATCCGGGGTCCGTGCAGCGCCGGAGGATGATCCCGGATCAAGTCCGGGATTACGAGAATAGAGGAGCAGTTGCTTCCTCCTCCCGAAAGCGGCGGGCCGTCGATCAAAGAATCTCGCGCACCACATCCTGCGGACGGCACAGCCGCACGCCCTTGTCGGTTTCGACGATCGGGCGCTCGACATAAGCGGGGTTGGCGGCCATCGCGGCGATGATATCATCCTCGCTCGCATCCTTCAGGCCGCGCTCTTCGGCGTCGGTGCCGCGCAGCCGCAGCGCTTCGCGGGCGGCGAGGCCGGCGTCGCCGAACAGCTGGCGCAGCTTGTCGGCGCTGTAGGGATTTTTGAGATATTCGACGACGCTCAGCTCGACGCCCGGGGTTTCCTGAAGAATCGCCAGCGTCTTGCGCGATGTGCCGCACGCGGGGTTGTGCCAGATGGTCGCTTTCATGGGTTCGGCCCTAACGCAGCCTTACTGCCGCGTAAACGCGCTATTCATGGCATATATGGCACATCTTCCCGCATGAAGGGGAACCACCAGCTTGCCTTCGCGGCCGACACACGACTTATGCAAAGTCGAGGGAACGCCAAAGGCGGCCAATGCGGGGTTGGGTTGCAAGTGAATGAATTGATCGATCGCAGGAGACTGCTCGCCGGGATCGCGGGAGCGGGGGCGCTGGCCGCGGTTCCGACGCGTGCACAGCTTCCGAACTGGGTGCAGCAACCGGCCCTGCCCTTGCCGCCGCCCGTCGACTATCTCGCCGTGGCAAAGCGGCAGCTGGCGCTGCAGGCGCGCAATATCCCCCAGACCGATCGCGTCGGTGTCGTCGATTTCGGCCTGCCCTCGTCGCGCCCGCGCTTCGCACTGGTCGATATGGTCGCGGGCAAGGTCGACATGTTCCCGGTGACCCACGGGCGCGGCTCGGACCCGCAGCACGATGGCTGGCTCAAGAGCTTTTCGAGCCGCGTCGGCAGCCTCGCGACCTCGCGCGGCGCCTATCGCACCAGCGATTATTATTGGGGCGCCAACGGATCGTCGATGCGCCTCGCCGGGCTGGAACCCGACAATTATACCGCCGACCAGCGCGCGATCGTCGTGCATGGCGCCTGGTATGCGGACCCGGCGCTGATCGCGACGCAGGGCAAGCTCGGGCGCAGCGAGGGCTGCTTCGTCTTTGGCGAAGAACTGCTGCCGATGATTCTCTACAAGCTCGGGCCCGGCCGGCTGCTGTTCGCTGACCGGCTGAGCGCTCCCCCGCCGATGCCGACGCCCTTCCAGCTGCCGCCCGCCGACCCGCTGCCGGGAACGGAGAATTTGCGGCGCGCGAGCACGTTCAGCGGGACGCTCCCCACGACCGCGGATTAAGCGCAGCGTTGGCTTTGGGATGGGGAGCGGTCGATAGGCCGGTCCCTGCGCAAATATGGGCCGAAAGCGACTTCCGCTCAATAAATCCCGCTCGTCGCCGGCGTCGTCACGCGTGCGGCGGTGGGCACCGTCGGGACGACCGGCGGCGGCTCCGGCGCAATGACCGTCGCGGTCGGGCGACCGGGCTTGGCGAAGCTCGCCACCACCGGCGCGTCGCGGCCGTAGATGTCGGCGAGCTTCTTCACACCGCCCTTGCCGTCGGGAACCATGGTCCAATAAGCGACATAGACGGGGAAGGGCTGGTCGAAGCCGAAGCGCGTCGTCTTGCCGCTCGCGATCGCCTCGCCGAATTCCTCGGGGCTTTTTCCCGCGAACATCACCGCCATCAGGCCCGAGAAGTGCAGCGCGCGCTCGGTGCGGATGCAGCCGTGGCTGAACGCGCGTGCGGCGGCGTTGAAAGCGCCCTTCGAGGGGGTGTCGTGGAGGTAGATCGCATGCTCGTTGAGCATTTCCATCTTCATCACGCCGAGCGCATTGTTCGCCCCCGGCTGCTGCACCACCGACAGCGTCTTGCCGCTGCCCGTCCAGGTATAGCCCTGCGCACGCGCCGAGGCGGGGTTGCGCGCGATCGTCGCGCCGATGCCTTCGTTGATGATGCTGCGCGGCAGCGTCCAGGTCGGGTTGACGATGATGCCGGTCGCCATCGGATTGAGCTGCGGCGTCGGAGTCGAATTCTTGCCGACGACGGCCTTGTGCGTCGCGATGGTCGTGCCGCCATGGACGACGCGGGTCACATATTCGGGGACGTTGCTGACGACATAGCGGTCGCCGAGGCTGCGCGGCATCCAGCGCCAGCGTTCCATGTTGACGCGGATCGCATTGGCCTCGGCGGGCGTCTTCGCTGTCTTGAGCGACGCCTTGAGCGCCGCGAAATCGGGATGTACGGGATCAAGGCTCGCGAGCGTTTCGGACACCGTTCCGGCGCCCAGCGCGGCGGTGAGCAGCGACAGCAGGGGTTCGCTGTCGCCGTCGCTGTCGGTCATGAACCATTGCTTGCGCGCGGCGTTCGGCGTCCGGCCGTCGCGCAGGTGCGTCGCGAGCAGCAGGAAGCTGTCGGTTGCGGCCTTGTCGAGCGCCGCCTGATCGTCGCCGAGGATCGCCGCGGCGAGGCCGTCAGGATTGTAATCCCTGGCGAACAGGCCCTCGTCGCCGACCTTTTCGATGAAGCTCAAAAGCGCGGTCGCATTGTCCTCCGACCAGCTCGGCATGTCGATCCGCACCGCGACGACCGGCGCGTCATCCCTTACCTTGTCGGGCTGGAGGATGACCGAATCCTCCTTCACCTCGGTTTGCGCGAAGGCAGGGGCCGCGAACAGGGTCAGCGGGAGGAGGAGAACCGCAGCGGGACGCGCGGAAAAGGAAGCGTTTTTGGCCATGGTCAAAGCCCATAGCCAAAAAGAAGGGCTAGCGAAAGTGAAGCGCCGCACAGCTCGGCGCAGTTGTTCAAAGGGGGGTCAGGCCGCGCCGCCCTCATCCTCCCGCGCCAGCCATTCCTCGAGCCACTTGATCGTATAATCGCCGTGGATGACGTCGGGGTCGGCCAGCAAGGCCTGGTGAAGCGGAATGTTGGTCTTGATCCCGCCGATCACCATCTCGTCGAGCGCGCGGCGCATCCGCATCATGCAGCTTTCGCGGCTGCGGCCATAGACGATCAGCTTGCCGATCATGCTGTCATAATAGGGCGGGATTGAATAGCCGGCGTAAAGCCCGCTATCGACGCGGACGTGCATGCCGCCCGCGGCGTGATAGCTCGTCACCTTGCCCGGCGAGGGCATGAAGGTGCGTGGATCCTCGGCATTGATGCGGCATTCGATCGAATGGCCGCGGAATTCGAGGTCTTCCTGTTTGACCGACAGGCCCGCGCCGCCCGCGATGCGGATCTGTTCGCGGACGAGGTCGAAGCCGGTGATCATTTCGGTCACCGGATGCTCGACCTGGATACGCGTGTTCATCTCGATGAAGAAGAATTCGCCATTTTCCCACAGGAATTCGATCGTGCCCGCGCCGCGATAGCTCATCGCGGCCATCGCGTCGGCGCAGACCTTTCCCATGCGCGCGCGTTCTTCGGCCGAGATGATCGGCGAAGGCGCTTCCTCGAGCACCTTCTGGTGGCGGCGCTGCAGCGAGCAGTCGCGCTCGCCGAGGTGGATCGCATGGCCCTTGCCGTCGCCGAAGACCTGGAATTCGATGTGGCGCGGATTGCCGAGATATTTTTCCATATAGACGGTCGGATCGCCAAAGGCGGCCGCCGCTTCGCTCGACGCCTGGCCCATCAGACTTTCGAGGCTGCCCTCGTCGGGGACGACCTTCATGCCGCGCCCGCCGCCGCCCGAGGCGGCCTTTATCAGCACCGGATAGCCGATTTCCTTCGCGAGCTTCTTGGTTTCCTCGCTGAAGGTGACGGCGCCCGGCGAGCCCGGAACGACGGGAAGACCCAGCGCGACCGCGGTGCGCTTCGCCTCGACCTTGTCGCCCATCGTGCGGATATGCTCGGGCTTCGGCCCGACGAAGATCATGTCATGCGCTTCGATAATCTCGGCGAAGCGCTCGTTCTCGGACAGGAAGCCATAGCCCGGATGGATCGCGTCGGCGCCGGTGATCTCGGCTGCCGAGATGATCGCGGGGATATTGAGATAGCTGTCCTTTGCCGCGGGCGGCCCGATGCACACCGCCTCGTCGGCGAGGCGGACGTGCATCGCGTCGGTGTCGGCGGTCGAGTGGACCGCGACCGTCTTGATGCCCATTTCGTGGCACGCGCGATGGATGCGCAGCGCGATCTCGCCGCGGTTGGCGATCAGGAGCTTTTCAATGGCCATCGTCGATTCAGCCGATGGTGAACAGCGGCTGGTCGAACTCGACCGGCTGACTGTTCTCGACATGCACGGCCTTGAGCGTTCCCGCGGCGGTCGCGGTGATCGGGTTCATCACCTTCATCGCCTCGATGATCAGGATCGTGTCGCCCGCCTTCACCGCCGAGCCGACCGCCGCGAAATTGGGCGCGCCGGGTTCGGGCGCGAGATAGACGGTGCCGACCATCGGCGACTTAACCGCGTCGGCGAAATTGTCGGCGGCGGGGGCTGCTGTGGCGGCGGCAGCCGGAGCCGCGGGGGTTGCTGCGGCAGGCGCGGCGACCGGCGCGGGTGCATAGTGGGTGGGGGCGGCGGCGGTCAGCGTGCGCGCGACGCGAACCTTGCGGTCGCCGTCCTCGACTTCGATTTCGGAAAGCTGCGTATCGTCGAGCAGTTCGGCGAGTGCGCGCACGAACGCCGGATCGATGTTGATGCCATTGTCTTTATGGTCACCCATGAGAATTTTTCCTGCTGTTGCGGCGTCGTCGTTTCAACGCCCGGACCCCGATTTTTGATGCGCCCCCTTTGTCAGAGACGGGCGGCGGCGTCCAGCGCCAGCGTATAGCTGTTCGCGCCATGCCCCGCAAAATGCGCGACAGCGGCCATGCCGACATAGCTGATGTGGCGAAACGGCTCGCGCTGCATCGGGTCGGACAGATGGACCTCGATCACCGGCACCTTGATCGATTTGATCGCGTCGTGGATCGCGATCGATGTATGCGTATAGCCCCCGGCGTTGAGCAAAACGGCCTTCGCGCCCGCCACATAGGCTTCGTGCAGCCAGTCGATCAGCACGCCTTCATGGTTCGTCTGCCGGCATTCGAGCCTGATTCCCAGCCCTTCCGCCTGCGTTTCCAGTCGCGCGTGAATATCGTTCAGCGTGTCGTGGCCATAGATCTCGGGCTCGCGCGTGCCGAGCAGGTTGAGATTGGGGCCAGAGAGGACAAAGACGGTCGGAAGGTCGGGCAAGGGGCGGTCTTTCGGTTGCGACGTTGCGGGCTCCCCCTATATGGGCTGCTCGGCAAAAGGCAAAGCAAGGCGGATTTCACGTGATCTCGGTCATCCTCAACGGCGAACCGCGGCAGGTGCGCGAAGGCAGCATCGCCGACCTCGTCGCCTCGCTCGGCCTCGACGTGAAGAAGGTCGCGGTCGAACGCAATCGCGCGATCGTGCCGCGATCGACGCTCGCCGACGTCGCACTCGCCGAGGGCGATGCGCTGGAAATCGTTCATTTCGTAGGAGGCGGTTGAGTTGTCAGCAGACCAGTGGAGCGTTGCCGGCCGGACATTTACGTCGCGGCTGATCGTCGGCACCGGCAAATACAAGGATTTCGAACAGAACGCCGCGGCGGTCGAAGCGTCGGGGGCCGAGATCGTCACCGTCGCGGTTCGCCGCGTCAACGTCTCCGACCCCACGGCGCCGATGCTGACCGACTTTATCGATCCGAAGAAGATCACCTACCTGCCGAACACCGCGGGCTGCTTCAATGCCGACGATGCGATCCGCACGCTGCGGCTGGCGCGCGAGGCGGGGGGCTGGGACCTCGTGAAGCTCGAGGTGCTGGGCGAGGCGAAAACGCTCTATCCGAATATGCGCGAGACGCTCGAGGCGACCGAGGTGCTCGCGAAAGAGGGCTTCCTGCCGATGGTCTATTGCGTCGACGATCCGATCGCGGCGAAGCAGCTCGAGGATGCGGGCGCGGTCGCGATCATGCCGCTGGGCGCCCCCATTGGATCGGGGCTGGGCATCCAGAACCGCGTCACGATCCGCCTGATCGTCGAAGGCGCGTCGGTCCCGGTGCTCGTCGATGCGGGCGTCGGCACCGCGAGCGACGCTGCGGTCGCGATGGAGCTCGGCTGCGACGGCGTGCTGATGAACACCGCGATCGCCGAGGCGAAGGACCCGGTTCGCATGGCGCGCGCGATGCGCCAGGCGGTCGAGGCGGGACGCGACGCCTATCTGGCGGGGCGCATGGGCCTCAGGCGCTATGCCGACCCTTCGAGCCCGCTGGCGGGATTGATCTAAGGCAGAAGGCGGCCGGAAGGCGCCATCCTTCTCCCCTCCCGCTTGCGGGAGGGGAAAATCAGTTCGTGGCCTCAGCGTCCGCTTCCCACCCCAAAACCGACGCCCATGCCAGCTTGCTTACCCCATGATGAAGGCGTTCAATTTGTTGCCGTCGGGATCGCGGAAATAGCCGGCGTAGAAACCCTCGCCGCGCGGTCCCGGCGGGCCTTCGCAGCTGCCGCCGTTCGCCAGCGCAATGTCGTAGAGGCGCTGGACCTGCTCCTTGTCTTTCGCCTCGAGCGCCACCATCACGCCATTGCCCACGGTC
This genomic interval from Sphingopyxis chilensis contains the following:
- a CDS encoding bifunctional sulfur carrier protein/thiazole synthase protein, translating into MSADQWSVAGRTFTSRLIVGTGKYKDFEQNAAAVEASGAEIVTVAVRRVNVSDPTAPMLTDFIDPKKITYLPNTAGCFNADDAIRTLRLAREAGGWDLVKLEVLGEAKTLYPNMRETLEATEVLAKEGFLPMVYCVDDPIAAKQLEDAGAVAIMPLGAPIGSGLGIQNRVTIRLIVEGASVPVLVDAGVGTASDAAVAMELGCDGVLMNTAIAEAKDPVRMARAMRQAVEAGRDAYLAGRMGLRRYADPSSPLAGLI
- the accC gene encoding acetyl-CoA carboxylase biotin carboxylase subunit, whose protein sequence is MAIEKLLIANRGEIALRIHRACHEMGIKTVAVHSTADTDAMHVRLADEAVCIGPPAAKDSYLNIPAIISAAEITGADAIHPGYGFLSENERFAEIIEAHDMIFVGPKPEHIRTMGDKVEAKRTAVALGLPVVPGSPGAVTFSEETKKLAKEIGYPVLIKAASGGGGRGMKVVPDEGSLESLMGQASSEAAAAFGDPTVYMEKYLGNPRHIEFQVFGDGKGHAIHLGERDCSLQRRHQKVLEEAPSPIISAEERARMGKVCADAMAAMSYRGAGTIEFLWENGEFFFIEMNTRIQVEHPVTEMITGFDLVREQIRIAGGAGLSVKQEDLEFRGHSIECRINAEDPRTFMPSPGKVTSYHAAGGMHVRVDSGLYAGYSIPPYYDSMIGKLIVYGRSRESCMMRMRRALDEMVIGGIKTNIPLHQALLADPDVIHGDYTIKWLEEWLAREDEGGAA
- the accB gene encoding acetyl-CoA carboxylase biotin carboxyl carrier protein, translated to MGDHKDNGINIDPAFVRALAELLDDTQLSEIEVEDGDRKVRVARTLTAAAPTHYAPAPVAAPAAATPAAPAAAATAAPAADNFADAVKSPMVGTVYLAPEPGAPNFAAVGSAVKAGDTILIIEAMKVMNPITATAAGTLKAVHVENSQPVEFDQPLFTIG
- a CDS encoding VOC family protein; its protein translation is MIGYVTLGTRDLAKAAVFYDAIAAELDTPRMMEFDGFIAWGKPGGGAGIGLTKPFDGNPATVGNGVMVALEAKDKEQVQRLYDIALANGGSCEGPPGPRGEGFYAGYFRDPDGNKLNAFIMG
- a CDS encoding type II 3-dehydroquinate dehydratase, which gives rise to MPDLPTVFVLSGPNLNLLGTREPEIYGHDTLNDIHARLETQAEGLGIRLECRQTNHEGVLIDWLHEAYVAGAKAVLLNAGGYTHTSIAIHDAIKSIKVPVIEVHLSDPMQREPFRHISYVGMAAVAHFAGHGANSYTLALDAAARL
- a CDS encoding PspC domain-containing protein; protein product: MNQGFRKNRRNGMIFGVCAGMADQFGIDVLWTRVAFVALTLLGFGLPLLLYLAVAILAP
- a CDS encoding L,D-transpeptidase scaffold domain-containing protein yields the protein MAKNASFSARPAAVLLLPLTLFAAPAFAQTEVKEDSVILQPDKVRDDAPVVAVRIDMPSWSEDNATALLSFIEKVGDEGLFARDYNPDGLAAAILGDDQAALDKAATDSFLLLATHLRDGRTPNAARKQWFMTDSDGDSEPLLSLLTAALGAGTVSETLASLDPVHPDFAALKASLKTAKTPAEANAIRVNMERWRWMPRSLGDRYVVSNVPEYVTRVVHGGTTIATHKAVVGKNSTPTPQLNPMATGIIVNPTWTLPRSIINEGIGATIARNPASARAQGYTWTGSGKTLSVVQQPGANNALGVMKMEMLNEHAIYLHDTPSKGAFNAAARAFSHGCIRTERALHFSGLMAVMFAGKSPEEFGEAIASGKTTRFGFDQPFPVYVAYWTMVPDGKGGVKKLADIYGRDAPVVASFAKPGRPTATVIAPEPPPVVPTVPTAARVTTPATSGIY
- the arsC gene encoding arsenate reductase (glutaredoxin) (This arsenate reductase requires both glutathione and glutaredoxin to convert arsenate to arsenite, after which the efflux transporter formed by ArsA and ArsB can extrude the arsenite from the cell, providing resistance.): MKATIWHNPACGTSRKTLAILQETPGVELSVVEYLKNPYSADKLRQLFGDAGLAAREALRLRGTDAEERGLKDASEDDIIAAMAANPAYVERPIVETDKGVRLCRPQDVVREIL
- the recF gene encoding DNA replication/repair protein RecF (All proteins in this family for which functions are known are DNA-binding proteins that assist the filamentation of RecA onto DNA for the initiation of recombination or recombinational repair.) → MTLTRLSLTDFRNHAAADMAAGPGLVALHGDNGAGKTNILEAISLLAPGRGLRRAALADMVRDGASGGFAVFAEVQAGADLPPVALGTGMEPAQPGRRIVRINGAPAAATALGEWLAILWLTPAMDRLFVETAGNRRRFLDRLVLALDPRHAQHGNRYEAALRARGKLLADPAGADGQWLASLEAQLAEHGAAMDAARQAMLAGLSAELAGQPDAPFARPLLTLVDSDGKAREAPHAVDALKELFASRRRIDAAAGRATAGPHRDDLSAMHAATGRAAARCSTGEQKAMLLSLVLAHSDCVARARGQRPVLLLDEVAAHLDPLRRRALYERLAGQGGQAWLTGTEAALFDDMPGPVTRFRVAGGRITAG
- a CDS encoding murein L,D-transpeptidase catalytic domain-containing protein, yielding MNELIDRRRLLAGIAGAGALAAVPTRAQLPNWVQQPALPLPPPVDYLAVAKRQLALQARNIPQTDRVGVVDFGLPSSRPRFALVDMVAGKVDMFPVTHGRGSDPQHDGWLKSFSSRVGSLATSRGAYRTSDYYWGANGSSMRLAGLEPDNYTADQRAIVVHGAWYADPALIATQGKLGRSEGCFVFGEELLPMILYKLGPGRLLFADRLSAPPPMPTPFQLPPADPLPGTENLRRASTFSGTLPTTAD
- the thiS gene encoding sulfur carrier protein ThiS, with protein sequence MISVILNGEPRQVREGSIADLVASLGLDVKKVAVERNRAIVPRSTLADVALAEGDALEIVHFVGGG